The sequence ttgctGGACCAACCAGGatgttttacacaaaattaatGACGAAAGCTGAAAGATGGTCCTAGCCTAGCTAAGAGTTTACAATAAGTTTTTAGGGCACTTAAATCAGagccatttttattatttatatgtcgttttctttatttttgtccaTGTCTTCCTCAAAAAATCATGCAAATAAAAAGATCCTATTATCCTACccacacaaaagaaaaacaaaaacaaacaagtaaggggaaaaaaaaaagaaaaaaagaaaaaaaaaagttagagcTAGCGTATAGAAATATACTTTGCTTTGTGCTTCCATCCTTTGTAGACAACACACTAAAATCATTTCATTTATTCCTTTCTAAACATTTGGCTTTTCTTGTTGAGTATGATTGATATAGAGCCTCAACTACTCAACTTTTGTGACCATAATAACCTATACCCTTTCTACTATTGCACCATATTATGTACCTCATAGCTCATTTTAATccctaattaattagttaatcaTATTACTTCAACTATAAGAATTTTGAAGCAAACTGCCTAGATATATCACTAATTGTCTGCTCAAAGACACTTTTTTCCATCTCTAAGGACTCTAAAAAGCTCAACCACCTAGTGATGCTTTCACTTCAAGTAGTACATGTAATAAAACAGGTAATTGCAGTACAAAATTTGCCTAATCAAATAATCATTAGTGTCCCGAACGACTCAGTttgctaatatttttcttcaagaGTGACACAGAGTTCGAATTTCACACATTTTTCAGtgatattaaagataaaataatatttgatcaTTTTGAGTATAAATTACAAGatcttattattatatatcttCACCTTATTTTTGGACAAATCTAAAATCGAATATAATATACACTTTAAGTTGtgcattaattttcatttacttattTGAACTTTAGCCTATCAGAACTACCATGTTAGTTACCAATAAATGTTAAATGTTCATTAAGGGATGccaaatgacatttttttttttaaattaagatatTTACATATCATCTTATTTACGGCTTGACTGGGCCATACAAATTTTTGTGCCAtcatagtaaaataaaaagcattcaAAACCCACATATAAAATGGTAGGACCCTTTTCCCACTAAATTGCAAcctgaattttattatatttttttcccctttttttctctcttaagTTTCATAGTACAAAAgataaaccatataataacattaatattatataatatatatatatatatatatatatatatataataaccagGCAACCATCTACCAACTTAAAAAAGCTTCAAAACTTGCAGACAGAAACAAGAGGTCATTCATTCATGGCAACCAAGTTCATTAATCAACTGAGAAGTTGCATTTGCAATGATGAGAGCTTGGCTTCCATGTCTCCAAGAGTACCACACTACACTCCCTCCATGACCAAGAGCCCAAAAAGCTTGTCTCCCCatgaaaacaacaacaacaactacaACTCCGAGGAACGCTCTGATCAGTTTATGAACGCTGTGTTCCAAGTCACCGGAATGACATGCTCTGCATGTGCTGCTTCCGTCGAAAAGGCCGTCAAGAGGCTTGCCGGAATACGCCAAGCCTCGGTCGATGTTCTAAACAATAGAGCTCTTGTTCTATTCTATCCCTCCTTTGTTACTGTAAGtaatttgattttctctccgttGGTTTTAATTTTCAGAAGGATTAATTGTCAtggagtttatatatatatatataataaataatatataactttAATATTTATGGAAGAAGTACTAGAGTTGAAtcttttacatttttcttttcttctttgggTCGTCTCAAAGCCAGCGCGGCgcccccccccccaccccccaaaaaaaaaaaaaaaaaaaaaaaaaaaagaagaagaagagaaaatccAAAAGATTTATTCTCTGAAAAAGTATATGATGTTTCTCTGCTTCTCCACATTAtccaaaatgattaaatatatttttaagagagaatttattattaagattagagaaatgaaaattcaaaatttgttggtttttttaatatatataaaaaaagggagattaatatatatatatatatatatatatgtaatttggtATCATTACTTTTCCAAAATGTGCTTGCTTACTTTTTGGGTCCCTCCTATAATACATGATTGACAACTAGATTCTCAAAACTAGTctatcaaaatttcaattttgaaccAACATTAACTCCTACTGGTTTTAGATAATTAATGTGTTTTCTGAGTGGCCTGAAAAAGTTGTTTCACATGCATTATTTGTTGTCCAActaattttttgtctttttggttCTCTCTTATTTATCTGAAAAGGCCCTTTTGTAGTTGCTTGTAGAAAACACAAAAACTTTTACTGCTGTGTCATGATTGCTTGAAGTGGGATTAGAAAGAAATTCCATGTTTCCCACAATTGCATGTGTTCTTAAAACTATAATATCCTTTCTGATAAAAAAAGTTCAGTTGGGTTTTGCAAATATGGAAATTAGGCTAACCAGGTTCATCCTAATTCAACTTGGAAAAAGATCCAAAACTTTATAGCTTTACCTTCTTCAGCTCCTTTTTGTCTTTCTCGTTCTTGCCAAAACCATCTTGATTTTACAACACAAATTTATATGCTTTGTTTAATTAAGTACCAACCTAGACCTATAATTatcaccaaccaaaaaaaaaaaaaaaaaaaaacagatccTGCCCCTTAACAAAAATGGTTCTTAGTAATTGTATCAACTTTGAAATTGGCAATAGGCCTTTTCCTGATGGGAAAATGGTTTCTAGCCCAACTTGTGAAAGTTCATGGTTTGCCTCTGGCTTCATTGAGACATTGCCATTGGACAACGTGTGGAACCAATGCTGCCACATGGCAGCGTCTGTATGGTGCCAGCTCAACCACAAAATTTGGTGGATTTTAATTTGCTAGTACTTATTATGAAAGCTGGAAAATTTGTATTTCGCTGGTACAATATGGTCTGCAACTCTTTCAGTAGTATTATAACTGTTATTCAACATTTTTTCAGGAGGAAGAGATTCGTGGGAAAATTGAAGATGCTGGATTTCAAGCCACTTTGATCAAAGAAGAGAGTAATGCAAAATCCATACAAAAATGTCGAATTCGTATAAAGGGAATGACTTGCACATCTTGCTCATCCACTGTTGAATCAGCTTTGAATGCACTTCATGGTGTTCAAAGCTCAAATGTGGCTTTAGCAACTGAAGAAGCACAAGTTCATTATGATCCCAAGGTCATCAGCTACAACCAGCTCCTTCAAACCGTAGAAGATACTGGTTTCGAAGCCATGTTAATCAGTATAGGAGAAGATATAAGCaggattgaaattgaaattgaaggaATGAAAACTGACCATTCCATTGCAACCATAACAAAGTCTCTCCAAGCTCTACCAGGTGTTCAAGATGTAGATATACTGCCTGAACTCAATAAAATCTCCATTTCTTACAAACCAGAATTGACAGGACCAAGAACTTTCATTGAAGTAATAGAGTCTACTGGTTCTGGCCATTTCAAAGCCATGATATATCCTGAAGGAAGAGGAAAAGACTCTTATAGACAGCAGGAGATTAAGCAGTACTACAAATTCTTTTTATGGGGCTTGATTTTCACTATTCCAGTATTTTTAACCTCCATGGTTTTCATGTATGTTCCTGGAATAAAGAGACTGTTAGACGCCAAAATTGTTAATAACCTCACTATTGGTGGGATTTTGAGGTGGGAGCTGTCAACTCCGGTGCAATTTATCGTTGGCTGGAGGTTTTATATTGGTTCTTACAAAGCCTTGCGCCATGGTTCTCCTAATATGGATGTTTTGATTGCTTTAGGAACAAATGCAGCTTACTTTTACTCTGTCTACACAGTGTTAAGAGCCGCTAACTCCAGAGACTTCAACGGAGCTGATTTCTTTGAGACCAGTGCAATGCTTATAACATTCATTCTGTTGGGGAAGTATTTGGAGGTTTTGGCTAAGGGAAAGACTTCTGAGGCAATTGCCAAGCTTATGGAGTTAGCACCTGAGACAGCAACATTGTTGACTCTAAATGAGGAAGGAAATGTGATTGGCGAGCTAGAAATTGATAGCCGGTTGATACAAAAGGATGATGTGATAAAGGTTGTTCCTGGTGCAAAAGTAGCCTCGGATGGTTTGGTTATATGGGGGGAAAGTCATGTCAATGAGAGCATGATAACAGGAGAAGCAAAGCCTGTGTCGAAAAGGAAGGCTGATTCAGTAATCGGTGGCACCGTGAATGAGAATGGGGTGTTGCATGTCAAGGCAACAAGAGTTGGATCAGAGAGTGCACTGTCACAGATAGTTCGCCTTGTTGAGTCTGCCCAAATGGCTAAAGCTCCTGTCCAGAAGTTTGCAGACAGGATTTCTAAGTACTTTGTGCCATTGGTAGCTAAAAACCTATAATtatatcctctttttttttttttttttttttctgaattcaATTTGGACTTGTATTAAGAAAACTTACTGATGGAAATCTTTCTTTTTGCAGGTTAtcacattttcattttcaacttGGTTTGCCTGGTTTTTGGCAGGAAAGTTGCACAGCTATCCACATTCATGGATACCATCTTCCATGGACAGTTTTGAGCTTGCACTTCAGTTTGGTATATCGGTTGTGGTAATAGCCTGCCCTTGTGCTTTAGGCCTAGCAACTCCTACTGCTGTTATGGTTGGTACAGGAGTTGGTGCATCTCAAGGTGTGCTGATTAAAGGTGGTCAGGCATTAGAAAGTGCTCATAAGGTCAGTAGGACTTTGTTTAGAAGTTTTGTaacatcttcttcatcttttcaCATGTGTCAAATGCCTGCTGAGTTCTCATGAATCTGAAAATTGGATAGTCATCTTGTATAGGTGAACTGCATTGTGTTTGACAAGACGGGAACTCTCACAGTTGGGAAGCCAGTGGTTGTTAACACAAGACTCTTGAAACAAATGCTACCTCAAGAGTTCTACGAACTTGTTGCTGCAACTGAGGTATGCAAATTCCAGGAAACTGGACTGATCCTAGTGCGGGTAATATCATATGAATACTTCTCTTGTTGTGTGCTTGTACTAGGCGAACAGTGAACATCCTCTAGGAAAGGCCATCATTGAGTATGCCAAAATATTCCGTGAAGATGCAGAGAACCCTTTGTGGCCAGAAGTACAAGACTTTGTCTCCCTTACTGGTCAGGGAGTGAAGGCTATGGTTCGGAACAAGGAAATTATTGTGGGAAACAAGAGCTTAATCTTGGAGAAGGACATCACTATCCCGACAGATGCTGAAGAAGCACTTGCGGAAGCTGAAGGAATGGCTCAAACTGGAATTATAGTGTCTATTGACAGAGAAGTAGCAGGGGTTATAGCCATTTCTGATCCATTGAAACCAGGTTCTCAAGAAGTCATTTCTATTCTCAAATCCATGAAAGTTAAGAGCATCATGGTGACAGGTGACAATTGGGGTACGGCCAATTCTATTGCTAAGGAAGTTGGCATTGATACTGTGATTGCGGGAGCCAAACCCGAGCAGAAAGCAGAGGAAGTGAAGCATTTGCAGGTGTGTATTTAATAGGAAGACAAAAAGGCATTTCCGAACTTTACTACTACCCTTTTTTCCCATTTATATCGATCATCAGACAAGACAAAGCCCAATTCAGTCGCTTTTGCCCAAAAACTCTACTGTAATAACTATAATTTAGCTCCATTCTTTCTCATGCACAGGCTTCAGGCTATACAGTGGCAATGGTGGGCGACGGAATCAATGACTCACCAGCGCTTGTGGCGGCAGACGTTGGAGTGGCAATTGGTGCTGGCACAGACATAGCAATTGAGGCAGCTGACATTGTTCTTATGAAGAGCAACTTGGAGGATGTGATCACAGCCATTGATCTTTCCAGGAAAACTTTTCTCCGTATTCGTTTGAACTATATCTGGGCATTGGGTTATAATGTGCTTGGCATTCCAATAGCTGCAGGAGCCCTTTTCCCATCCACAGGTTTCCGATTGCCACCATGGATTGCTGGAGCTGCAATGGCAGCCTCCTCTGTTAGTGTTGTTTGCTGTTCTCTTTTGTTGAAGAATTACAGGAGACCAAAGAAACTGGACAATCTTGGGATACATGGAATAAGAATTGAATGAACTAAcggatttcttttttctttttcgtatGCCATTTACGGTTATATTTCTTCTTGGAAATATCTCTTAGATTGATCAAAAACAGATGAAAATAATGTAACCTTGCCAGTTGGTATTCCATGTGCTCAAGAAAATATTTGATATCAAAAGCAAAATTTCCAGAAAATTCCAGGCTGTTACGAGTAAATTTGGTAAACAAAGACATTCATAGTTGGtccaatatttttccttttgctgTAAACAAGAGTTTGGAGTTTTGTTTAACAATTGAAGGCTGATAAGCTCTCTTAAGCTTGAATAACTCATCACCAATGGATTCTACCATGATAAGAATTTTGGAGATAAAGTTGGTGCAGCACAAGTAGAAACCTGTTATTTCCATATAAGTTGTATAATAGCACATGTATTAAAGTTTTATGTCATAAGATTCACACACAGCACCGTAGATGTCACATTTACAGCAGGATTAGCCATCACAAGACCCAAACCGCTATGTAAAAATGACAGAATTGTACCTTCGAGTATCTCAACTCTCACATCTTTGAAGGCAGCACCTTTTTAAAGCTTGACTCAGCCTCACTGTCTAGGCCCTTCAACCGACGCTCTTGGAATCTTTCTTTGGCCCTGTAAAGGAGTCGGTGAACTTCATCAAAATGAGGTTCAGTTGCGCTTCTTGTATTCTCAATCCACTGCTGAACTTTCTTGTGCGGGCCAAGTATGTCTATGTGATCCTTCTCATCCAAAACCTAAATACAAGAAATTAGCTTGCAATGAggtccaaaatatatatat comes from Ziziphus jujuba cultivar Dongzao chromosome 6, ASM3175591v1 and encodes:
- the LOC107429879 gene encoding probable copper-transporting ATPase HMA5, with amino-acid sequence MATKFINQLRSCICNDESLASMSPRVPHYTPSMTKSPKSLSPHENNNNNYNSEERSDQFMNAVFQVTGMTCSACAASVEKAVKRLAGIRQASVDVLNNRALVLFYPSFVTEEEIRGKIEDAGFQATLIKEESNAKSIQKCRIRIKGMTCTSCSSTVESALNALHGVQSSNVALATEEAQVHYDPKVISYNQLLQTVEDTGFEAMLISIGEDISRIEIEIEGMKTDHSIATITKSLQALPGVQDVDILPELNKISISYKPELTGPRTFIEVIESTGSGHFKAMIYPEGRGKDSYRQQEIKQYYKFFLWGLIFTIPVFLTSMVFMYVPGIKRLLDAKIVNNLTIGGILRWELSTPVQFIVGWRFYIGSYKALRHGSPNMDVLIALGTNAAYFYSVYTVLRAANSRDFNGADFFETSAMLITFILLGKYLEVLAKGKTSEAIAKLMELAPETATLLTLNEEGNVIGELEIDSRLIQKDDVIKVVPGAKVASDGLVIWGESHVNESMITGEAKPVSKRKADSVIGGTVNENGVLHVKATRVGSESALSQIVRLVESAQMAKAPVQKFADRISKYFVPLVITFSFSTWFAWFLAGKLHSYPHSWIPSSMDSFELALQFGISVVVIACPCALGLATPTAVMVGTGVGASQGVLIKGGQALESAHKVNCIVFDKTGTLTVGKPVVVNTRLLKQMLPQEFYELVAATEANSEHPLGKAIIEYAKIFREDAENPLWPEVQDFVSLTGQGVKAMVRNKEIIVGNKSLILEKDITIPTDAEEALAEAEGMAQTGIIVSIDREVAGVIAISDPLKPGSQEVISILKSMKVKSIMVTGDNWGTANSIAKEVGIDTVIAGAKPEQKAEEVKHLQASGYTVAMVGDGINDSPALVAADVGVAIGAGTDIAIEAADIVLMKSNLEDVITAIDLSRKTFLRIRLNYIWALGYNVLGIPIAAGALFPSTGFRLPPWIAGAAMAASSVSVVCCSLLLKNYRRPKKLDNLGIHGIRIE